CCGTATGGCTTGGGATGACGGTGTCGGCAGGCAAAGCAATGGGGTGCAGTTTCAGGAGTGTTTGAAATTGGAGAGTCTGATGGTGAGCAGAAGCAGAATCCCTATTGCCGCGATGGCCGCTTCGGTATGGGACGAGGCGGGCCGAAGCATCGGCCTGTATCGCGAAGGCAAGCCGAACGAAAACCTGCTTCAGCAATCGTCGATCAGGCCCAGACCGAGCGGACCCAGGCCATGGATGCGCGCGGCGATCTGTTTGTGCTGGCCCGCAAAGAGGGCGTGGCTGCAGGGTCGCTCGGGATCGGCGTTCCTGCGGTACCTGGAGGGACGGCGTCTGCTGTACACCATTGCTCAGATGGCCAATCGGATCGAACTGTTCGCTTTCGAGGAAGCCTCCAGCCAGATCGCACGCCCGGTCGGCCGACCCCTCGACAAGAGATGGAACGACAACGGTGAGCCGGTATTCGGTATCGAGAAGCCCGACATATTCGCCTGGCCGGAGGACTGCACCGAGATCGGGCGCGTCGTCTATCTTCCGGAGACCGATACCCTGTACGTCTCCGGGTACGCGAAGGACAAGCCCGCGCCCGCCTGGGGTTTGATAGGCGCTGTGCTGGACCGCTATGATGACCGGACGACCGCCGCACCGAAACATCGTTGGCGCATTGATCTGCCGGTCGACAACGTGAACTACACGGCCGAGGAGTCCGGCCTGCCCGTCGCCATCGACTACGGTGCGGCGGCAACGCCGACCGATCACAAGTTCTTCCACACGGTCCCGGCCCTGGAGAACAACACCATGGTCCTGCGCTGTCAACAGGCCTGCGTGGACAAGCTGCTCTCCTATTCACTGAAGCATCCGCACGTCCTCTACTGCATGAACAACGAGACGGGCGAGCCTGTCGCGTGGAGCGATTTCCGGGCCCGCTGCGTTCGAGCGCAGGCCGCCCAGGCGGGCAAGCGGGTTGAGGTGGCCGAGATGCGCCGCCACCACGACATCTCCGCCACCCAGGGAACGCTGCAGGTCGGCTGGCTCGAGATCGTCCGCAGCGCCTGGCAGGAGCCGCAGACCGTTGCCGCCGGCGCCTCGCTCGGATTGCAGACTCCTGGCAAAGGCCACTGGGCGGTGCTCTTGCTGGCAGATTAGGAACTATGGTACTTAGGCACTCTAACAAAACCTAAAACAACGGCAGCGGTTTGTCCGATATTACATCAGTTCCAGTCCTTTGATCTGATGTCATGGAGGACGCTGCTATGGCCAAGCCGCTACTGATTGATGAACTATGGGAACGTATCGAACCGCATATTCCTCCGGAACCCTCCAAGCCCCAAGGAGGCCGTCCCCGTATCCCGGATCGCGCCTGTCTGACCGGCATCCTGTTCGTGCTCAAGACCGGCACACCCTGGGAGTATCTACCTCGGGAGATGGGTTGTGGCTCTGGCATGACCTGCTGACGTCGCCTCCGCGATTGGCAGGCCGCCGGCCTCTGGCAGAAGATCTGGCAAGCGTTGCTGGACGAATTGGGCCGAGCCGATGCGATCGATTGGTCAACGTCTGCCATAGACAGTTGTTCAGTCCGCGCCCTTTTTGGGGGGCCAAGACGGGCCCAAATCCCACGGATCGGGGCAAGAACGGCTCGAAGCGTCATCTGATTGTGGACGGGCAAGGGACGCCGTTGGCTGTTGAGCACACAGGGGCCAACGTTCACGATTCGCAAGTGGCCATTGCTCTGGTGGATGGGATTCCCAGCATCAAGCAACGGCGGGGTCGGCCGCGCAAGCATCCGGATGAAGTGCTTGCCGATCGTGCCTACGATGCAGAAGACAAGATTCGCCGGCCTCTGCGACAACGTAGAGTCACGCCGCTGATCGCCAAACGCAACACCGAACATGGCAGTGGGCTCGGGAAGTACCGTTATGTCGTGGAAGCGGCCTTCGATTGGCTCTTCAATCAGAGACGTTTGCGGCTGCGATACGAAAAGCGTGATGATATCCATCATGCGTTCCTGATCATCGGTTGCTTCCTGATCTGCTGGCGACGAATTGTACGGTTTTGTTAGAGTGCCTAAATCAGAACCTGAAAATGATCGGAATGCCGTGGATTGCCGGTCTTGCAGTCCTCCACATACGCCTCTTCGCCCCGGATGGCCACGATATCCGGCTTGCCGGAGACCTCGATTCCATCGGTGCCTTTGAGCGTGAAAGAGTTCTGATCTTCGGCGTATACAGTGAATCCCTCGGCCTCCAGTTCGGCTTTTCGGGCACGGAGCAATTGCGTGTGATCGGCCGTCCACTTGGCCAGGTCCAGACCGCTGGGCAGCTTCTCCCAGATGTAGTGCGAACGGAACCAGCAGGCCCATTCGCACTGCTTCTCACCGGCCATCAGCTTGGAGAGCCAACTGACCCAGATAAACGGATTGGACCGTTTGGCAGCCGGCCCTGCATTCTGCTTCGACTGTTCGCGGGAAGGGTTCTTTTCAGGCTCATCCGGTTTTTGGATACTTCCACGTCGGCTCATCCTACCAGTGCGTAGCGGGTTTCGTGGAGCGCGTAGATCTTGAGTTTGAAGAATTCGGCATCTCGAAAGCCGTAGGCTTTGCGTTGCAGGACGCGGATTTTGGTGTTGGTTCCTTCCAGCGGTCCGGTCGAGATGCGGTAGCCATAATAGTTGAGGATGCCGCTACGATGGGTGGCGAGCGTGTGAGCGAAGCGAGTTAACATGCGGACGCCGGAACATTCGGCCCGGCGGATCCAATCGTCCAGCACGCGTTGGGCGGCCGCCCGGTCGGGTTGCTCCCAGACCCGGCGTAGATCCTCCTTCAGGTAGTAGGCAGTGGCCAGGGGCTGATTGAGCGTCAACGCCTCGTGCAGGCGTTTGGCTTCGTCGCGGTTGTTGTCCAGGTTCTCCGGATTCTTCAGCAGCAGCCACCGAGTTCCTTTGAGAACGTTCTTGTGCAACTGTTCGGTCGCTTCGCGGTACAGCTCGCGACGCAAATCGGCCAGCTTGTCGTTGAACAGCTTGATGACGTGGAAATGGTCGAAGACAATGAGGGCCTTGGACAGATGCGTCTGCACGGCGCTGATATAGGCCGGCGACATATCCATGGCCACCGCTTCGATCTTGGCCCGACTGCGTTTCAGGCGTTTCCAGAAGGGTTTCAGAGCATCGGCCCCCTTGCCCTCACCGACAAAGACCACCGCTCCGGACAGCAGGTCCAGAACCACTGTCAGATATCGATGCCCTCGGCCAATCGCGATCTCATCGATGGCGATCTGACGCAGATGCTTGAGCTTGATGCGGCGGAACTTGCGACCCAGATGGCGTTTCTGGATGTCCTTGACGAGGTCCCAGCCGACGTGAAGATGCTCGGCCACATCTCGGATGGTCATGTGTCCCGATAGTTCCAAGACGTACCGCTCGAAGGCTCGGGTGTAGCTGCGTCGCGGGTCGGCGAAGTCTACCTGCACCTGGCGAACCTCGCTGCAGTCGCCACAGCCGACACGCGGCACGGCCAACTCGATCCGAACCGGTCGGGCACCGATGGGCAGACTGCGAAAGCAACGCGATTGAAATCCCCGCCGTACGACACGCCGAGACCCACAAGCCGCACAGCGAAGATCGCCGCGTTGCTGACGGATCGTGAACGTCACCCTGCCGGCCTCATAGGCGGTCTTGACATACTGGTAGCCCCGAATCCCAAACCCATGGTACAATAAGCTCGTGGACATGCTCTGACTCCTATCCTGGTTCTCAGAAAAACCCTTTGGATAGGACAGCATGTCCACTCTTTTCAACCCAAAAGTACGCAAGATCCGGATGAGCCTCTTTTCACTTTTCATTGTATTGAAGAGTGGAAACATACCCTTATAAACCTACCGCCCTGTTGGACCGAAGCATCTTCAACAGAAAATGGACCCCCCGGCTGTGCGGAGGGAGAGGAAGCGAGACTTTGCCGGGGGCTGTCACTGCACCGAAGTGCAGCCGCTCATGAGCAAACACAGCATAGCACAAAGCCGGTCCTTCATAGACAGAAAACCCAAGGCCCGAATCGAGCCCGGCCGTTCCTATGGCAGGCGCCCGCAGATCCTTGGCAGCAATGCTTCCATGCCGATGCCCTGCGACGTCATCACATCAGATGGCCATTGACCTGATCCTTCATCAGCCGTCCCGGTTTGAACACCGCCCTGCACTTGGCTGGGACGCGAATCTTATCGAGAGTCTTGGGATTCTGGGCCATACGCGGGGCAGCGATCCTCGTTTCGAACACGCCGAAATCACGAAGTTCGATGCGATTGCCTTGGGCCAGTTCATGGGTGACTTCATCAAGGAACGCCTGAACCACAGCCTTGGCGCATCTGTGTGTGGTGCCGGTGCTCTCAGCGATACGCGCGACCAGATCTCTCTTGGTAGTGGCCATGATCTACCCCCCCAGCCCCATAGCAATGATCTATTTGCGTTGGTCAGAACCGGAGGCAAGTGTATTGCGAAAGGGCGCAGCGGGCAAGCGTCCATGTGCATAAGTGATTCTCTGATGGGGGCAACGCCGGTAACGCAGATGCCGCCAAAGTGCATCGGGCGCACGGATTCGGGGCGATACGATCTGGGCGAGGGAGCATAGTTCTGGTTGTCCGGATGCCCCTGCGGGAAAATGGCTCACCGTATTGTCGTGGCGGATAGGCGGATGAGCACCGGGCAT
This genomic window from Anaerobaca lacustris contains:
- a CDS encoding ISL3 family transposase, which gives rise to MSTSLLYHGFGIRGYQYVKTAYEAGRVTFTIRQQRGDLRCAACGSRRVVRRGFQSRCFRSLPIGARPVRIELAVPRVGCGDCSEVRQVQVDFADPRRSYTRAFERYVLELSGHMTIRDVAEHLHVGWDLVKDIQKRHLGRKFRRIKLKHLRQIAIDEIAIGRGHRYLTVVLDLLSGAVVFVGEGKGADALKPFWKRLKRSRAKIEAVAMDMSPAYISAVQTHLSKALIVFDHFHVIKLFNDKLADLRRELYREATEQLHKNVLKGTRWLLLKNPENLDNNRDEAKRLHEALTLNQPLATAYYLKEDLRRVWEQPDRAAAQRVLDDWIRRAECSGVRMLTRFAHTLATHRSGILNYYGYRISTGPLEGTNTKIRVLQRKAYGFRDAEFFKLKIYALHETRYALVG
- a CDS encoding HU family DNA-binding protein translates to MATTKRDLVARIAESTGTTHRCAKAVVQAFLDEVTHELAQGNRIELRDFGVFETRIAAPRMAQNPKTLDKIRVPAKCRAVFKPGRLMKDQVNGHLM